A single genomic interval of Adhaeribacter pallidiroseus harbors:
- a CDS encoding patatin-like phospholipase family protein, with translation MKIGLTLSGGAVHGIAHLGALKALDELQIPIHAISAVSSGAIAGAFYAAGYSPEEIFKFVSNTVFWRLAKLAFNKRGLITLFKLEKEFIKYLGNHTFETLKIPLTIGTTDLRQGISVFFSSGNLIKPLVASNTVPLLCPPYEYQNCLLVDGGLTNNLPIECLMDTTEFQIAIHVNPLNPHAPLRTFRSILERTSHLAINNNVQPRLALCDLLIEPPALKYYSLTDLKNARVMFEAGYAHTLQFTDKLLSLKG, from the coding sequence ATGAAAATTGGTTTAACCTTGTCGGGAGGGGCCGTGCATGGTATAGCGCATTTAGGAGCATTAAAAGCATTAGATGAGCTGCAAATTCCCATTCATGCTATTTCGGCGGTTAGTTCCGGAGCTATTGCGGGTGCTTTTTACGCGGCAGGGTACTCGCCGGAAGAAATTTTTAAATTTGTTTCTAATACCGTTTTCTGGCGCTTGGCTAAACTGGCCTTTAACAAACGCGGACTTATTACCTTATTTAAATTAGAAAAAGAGTTTATTAAATACTTAGGCAACCATACTTTTGAAACGTTAAAAATACCTTTAACCATTGGCACCACCGATTTGCGGCAAGGTATTTCGGTTTTCTTTTCTTCGGGCAATCTTATTAAGCCGCTAGTGGCTAGCAACACGGTTCCCTTACTTTGTCCACCTTACGAATATCAAAACTGCTTACTCGTGGATGGCGGCTTGACTAATAATTTACCCATTGAATGTTTAATGGATACTACGGAATTCCAGATAGCCATTCATGTAAACCCATTAAACCCGCATGCCCCTTTGCGCACTTTCCGGAGTATTTTAGAGCGCACTAGCCATTTGGCCATTAATAACAACGTGCAACCCCGGTTAGCTCTTTGCGATTTACTCATCGAACCGCCTGCTTTAAAATATTATAGTTTAACCGATTTAAAAAATGCCCGGGTAATGTTCGAGGCGGGTTACGCGCATACCTTACAGTTTACGGATAAATTGCTTTCCCTGAAAGGGTAA
- a CDS encoding 16S rRNA (uracil(1498)-N(3))-methyltransferase, which produces MHLFFTPDLNSETYTLNEDESKHSIRVLRLSQGDTINLVDGKGGLYTAVITDANPKKCALQIVNHVPNFGKRPFYVHIAVAPTKNLDRMEWFVEKAVEIGIDEISFLCCDHSERKNLNTERLQKIAISAMKQSIKAYLPKLNELQPFASFVNQCDASATFIAHLEDHNRKSLVQATVSQKNCILIGPEGDFSGREIEMAYKQGIKPVTLGPSRLRTETAALVACHTANLLHEIQVALP; this is translated from the coding sequence ATGCATCTCTTTTTCACACCCGATTTAAATTCCGAGACCTACACTTTAAACGAAGACGAATCGAAACACAGCATTCGGGTTTTACGATTAAGCCAAGGCGACACTATAAACCTGGTTGATGGGAAAGGTGGGCTTTACACAGCGGTAATCACCGATGCTAATCCTAAAAAATGTGCTTTACAAATTGTAAATCATGTACCAAATTTCGGTAAGCGACCGTTTTACGTACACATTGCGGTAGCTCCCACTAAAAACCTGGACCGGATGGAGTGGTTCGTGGAAAAAGCCGTTGAAATAGGAATTGACGAGATTTCGTTTTTATGCTGCGATCACTCCGAACGAAAAAATTTAAATACCGAACGTTTACAAAAAATCGCCATCAGCGCTATGAAGCAGTCTATCAAAGCGTATTTACCAAAGCTTAACGAACTGCAACCTTTTGCTTCTTTCGTAAACCAGTGCGATGCTTCAGCTACATTTATCGCTCATTTAGAAGATCACAACCGAAAATCCCTGGTTCAAGCAACTGTTAGCCAAAAAAATTGTATATTGATAGGACCGGAAGGCGATTTTTCAGGTCGGGAAATTGAAATGGCGTATAAACAAGGCATTAAGCCAGTAACTTTAGGTCCATCGCGGTTGCGTACCGAAACGGCCGCTTTAGTTGCTTGCCATACTGCCAACTTATTACATGAGATTCAGGTAGCATTACCTTAG
- a CDS encoding acetyl-CoA carboxylase carboxyltransferase subunit alpha, with the protein MLLDFEQPIASLEGKLKEMKKLAAESQVDVSEAVKALEDKIKSLKKETYANLTRWQRVQLSRHQDRPYTLDYIEGISTRFIELHGDRNVSDDKAMVGGFGEVDGHTIMFIGQQKGRNTKQRQLRNFGMANPEGYRKALRLMKMAEKFNKPIVTFIDTPGAYPGLEAEERGQGEAIARNLKEMFMLKVPVICIIIGEGASGGALGIAIGDRVHMLENTWYSVISPESCSSILWRSWNYKEQAAEALKLTATDMQKNGLIDGIIKEPLGGAHTEPEKMIRTIKKHILKTLTELNSLPAEERIMQRIEKFSTMGVIQEL; encoded by the coding sequence ATGCTTTTAGATTTTGAACAGCCCATTGCATCACTCGAGGGGAAATTAAAAGAAATGAAAAAACTGGCCGCTGAAAGTCAGGTAGATGTTTCAGAGGCTGTTAAGGCGTTGGAAGACAAAATTAAGTCGCTTAAAAAAGAAACGTACGCCAACTTAACGCGCTGGCAGCGGGTGCAGTTATCACGCCACCAGGATCGGCCATATACTTTAGATTACATTGAAGGCATTTCCACCCGTTTTATTGAGCTTCACGGCGACCGCAATGTGTCGGATGATAAAGCCATGGTGGGCGGCTTTGGCGAAGTAGATGGGCACACCATTATGTTTATCGGTCAGCAAAAAGGCCGGAATACCAAACAACGCCAATTACGCAATTTTGGCATGGCAAACCCGGAAGGTTACCGCAAAGCGCTCCGGTTAATGAAAATGGCCGAAAAATTTAATAAACCTATTGTTACCTTTATTGATACGCCGGGCGCTTACCCCGGTTTAGAAGCCGAAGAGCGCGGGCAAGGCGAGGCTATTGCGCGTAATTTAAAAGAAATGTTTATGCTTAAAGTGCCGGTAATTTGCATTATTATCGGCGAAGGCGCGTCGGGGGGAGCTCTGGGTATTGCGATTGGCGACCGCGTGCACATGCTCGAAAATACCTGGTATTCGGTTATTTCTCCGGAATCTTGCTCTTCGATATTGTGGCGCAGTTGGAATTATAAAGAACAAGCTGCCGAAGCCTTAAAGCTTACGGCCACCGACATGCAAAAAAATGGCTTAATCGACGGCATTATTAAAGAACCACTCGGTGGTGCTCATACCGAACCCGAAAAAATGATTCGTACCATCAAAAAGCATATCTTAAAAACCTTAACGGAACTAAACAGCCTCCCCGCCGAAGAACGTATTATGCAACGCATTGAGAAGTTTTCGACGATGGGCGTAATACAGGAGCTATAA
- a CDS encoding peptide MFS transporter, with protein MEQTLKAEGHPKGLYLLFATEMWERFSYYGMRAVLVLFLTKAMLMDKAFASKFYGGYTSLIYLTPLIGGYISDRYWGNRRSILVGGILMAVGQFILFAAGSAYGTPLGQGLLYLGLGGMIIGNGFFKPNISSMVGTLYTSTDKRRDAAYTIFYMGINLGSFIGNTITSLIGDTGRPEDFRWAFLACGIAMVLGTGLFQWGKNKYLHTPEGEQVGNTPISSPGVKGVFAILPVMLALALGFLWLDTTTLPVIMPLLILSALGIAALILLDKSLTAGDRQRVYVIFTVAFFVVFFWAAFEQAPASLTFFADEQMDRTIFNYTLPASIFQNLNAFFIVTCAPLMALLWTALGKRGQEPPSPMKMAIGLALLALGYLVMCFGVNDLQPGVKVSMFFLVGLYFLHSIGELCLSPIGLSLVNKLAPLKFSSLLMAVWFLANAAANYLAGFMSSLYPEAGKPAPQLFGYEITDLYSFFMVFVFAGAVASLILFLVNRKLVKMMNAPA; from the coding sequence ATGGAACAAACTTTAAAAGCCGAAGGGCACCCAAAAGGTTTATATCTGCTTTTCGCTACGGAGATGTGGGAGCGATTTAGCTATTACGGCATGCGGGCGGTGCTGGTGCTTTTTCTAACAAAAGCGATGCTGATGGACAAAGCTTTTGCTTCTAAGTTTTACGGGGGTTATACCAGTTTGATATACTTAACGCCGCTCATTGGGGGCTATATTTCGGATAGATACTGGGGCAATCGCCGCTCCATACTAGTAGGTGGTATTTTAATGGCCGTGGGGCAGTTTATTTTATTTGCGGCTGGTAGTGCCTATGGTACGCCGCTGGGGCAGGGCTTACTTTATTTAGGTTTGGGCGGTATGATTATCGGGAACGGTTTTTTTAAACCTAATATATCCTCCATGGTGGGTACACTTTATACCTCCACTGATAAACGGCGCGATGCCGCTTACACTATTTTTTACATGGGAATTAATCTGGGTTCTTTTATTGGCAATACTATAACTAGCCTAATTGGGGATACTGGCCGACCAGAAGATTTCCGTTGGGCTTTTTTAGCTTGCGGCATTGCCATGGTTTTAGGGACTGGGCTTTTTCAATGGGGAAAAAATAAATACCTGCATACCCCGGAAGGAGAGCAAGTAGGGAATACCCCGATTTCTTCGCCGGGCGTAAAAGGTGTTTTTGCCATTTTGCCGGTAATGCTGGCTTTAGCCTTAGGCTTTCTATGGTTAGATACTACCACTTTGCCCGTAATAATGCCTTTATTAATTCTTTCGGCTTTAGGCATTGCCGCCTTAATTTTATTAGATAAGTCGTTAACCGCCGGCGACCGGCAACGGGTATACGTTATTTTTACGGTAGCATTTTTTGTGGTATTTTTCTGGGCCGCCTTTGAGCAGGCGCCCGCCTCGCTTACTTTCTTCGCCGATGAGCAAATGGACCGGACCATTTTTAATTATACCTTACCGGCTAGTATTTTTCAAAATTTAAATGCTTTTTTTATTGTTACCTGCGCCCCATTAATGGCTTTGCTGTGGACTGCCTTAGGTAAAAGAGGGCAGGAACCGCCTTCACCGATGAAAATGGCCATTGGTTTAGCTTTGTTAGCCTTAGGCTATTTGGTAATGTGTTTTGGGGTGAATGATTTACAACCGGGCGTAAAAGTTAGTATGTTTTTCTTGGTAGGTTTGTACTTTCTGCACTCCATTGGCGAGTTGTGTTTATCTCCGATTGGCTTATCCCTGGTAAATAAACTAGCGCCTTTAAAGTTTAGCTCTTTATTAATGGCCGTTTGGTTTTTGGCTAACGCTGCGGCAAACTACCTGGCCGGTTTTATGAGCAGTTTGTATCCGGAAGCTGGTAAACCCGCGCCCCAATTATTTGGTTACGAAATCACAGATTTATATAGCTTCTTTATGGTTTTCGTGTTTGCAGGCGCCGTTGCTTCTTTAATTTTATTTTTAGTAAACCGCAAGCTCGTGAAAATGATGAACGCTCCGGCCTGA
- a CDS encoding lysophospholipid acyltransferase family protein produces the protein MTKFLSHLILKFFGWKVVGRFPKEVPKCVMIAAPHTSNWDFLFARCAFYIMGVDVRFTIKKEALSWPIVGSWIKYMGALPVDRSKNNSLVQTMVDIFNQNEKMVIMITPEGTRKYQPRWRRGFYHAALGANVPISLGYLDYAKKEAGVGPMVYPSGNIEKDLEEIQAFYRTKTAKFPENGVR, from the coding sequence ATGACTAAATTTTTATCGCATTTAATCTTGAAGTTTTTTGGTTGGAAGGTAGTTGGTCGCTTTCCGAAAGAGGTGCCAAAATGTGTGATGATTGCGGCTCCGCACACCAGCAACTGGGATTTTTTATTTGCCCGCTGCGCTTTTTATATAATGGGCGTAGATGTACGTTTTACCATTAAAAAAGAAGCCTTGAGCTGGCCCATTGTGGGCTCCTGGATTAAATACATGGGTGCCTTACCCGTTGACCGAAGTAAGAACAATAGCTTGGTACAAACCATGGTGGATATCTTTAACCAAAATGAAAAAATGGTGATCATGATAACGCCCGAAGGCACCCGCAAATACCAGCCTCGGTGGCGTCGTGGTTTTTATCATGCAGCGCTAGGGGCTAATGTTCCGATAAGCTTGGGTTATTTGGATTATGCCAAAAAAGAAGCGGGCGTGGGGCCAATGGTTTACCCAAGTGGTAACATAGAAAAAGACTTAGAAGAAATTCAGGCTTTTTACCGTACCAAAACCGCAAAGTTTCCTGAAAATGGTGTCCGGTAG
- a CDS encoding IS630 family transposase gives MLLSFLLQRYYGPLARAGKVNSWKVYFQDESRFGLMTVLRRAITRAGVKPVGAYQHRFIYRYCYGLVEPLSGDKFFVTAPQVNTLFFEYLLQEFSRHEPSVYKIIFLDKAGYHRAKHLQVPENIRLVYLPSSNPELNPIERFWRDMKDKVAFRNFPDESALETWINTTINNYSKEHIASLTGYEYILQAVSHAKNAMEVS, from the coding sequence GTGCTCTTATCTTTTCTGCTCCAACGCTACTATGGGCCTTTAGCCCGAGCCGGGAAAGTGAATAGCTGGAAAGTGTACTTTCAGGATGAGAGCCGGTTTGGTTTGATGACCGTCTTGCGCCGGGCCATTACCCGAGCCGGAGTGAAGCCAGTGGGCGCTTACCAGCACCGTTTTATTTACCGCTACTGTTATGGGTTAGTAGAGCCCCTCTCGGGGGATAAGTTTTTTGTCACCGCGCCGCAAGTCAACACCCTGTTTTTTGAGTATCTGCTCCAGGAGTTTTCCCGCCACGAGCCATCCGTATACAAAATCATTTTCTTGGATAAAGCCGGCTACCATCGGGCCAAACACTTGCAAGTGCCCGAGAATATCCGCCTGGTGTACCTGCCCTCTTCCAACCCGGAACTCAACCCTATCGAAAGGTTCTGGCGGGATATGAAAGATAAAGTTGCTTTTCGCAACTTTCCGGATGAATCAGCGCTGGAAACCTGGATCAACACCACCATTAACAACTACTCCAAAGAACACATTGCTTCGCTAACTGGCTACGAGTATATTCTCCAGGCCGTCTCGCACGCTAAAAATGCTATGGAAGTATCTTAA
- a CDS encoding helix-turn-helix domain-containing protein: MGRVKKIEIQESASALLELMQQEKRALVQARLQALYLYKSGQASDYATISQQVGYERHTIGKWFSQYEQKGLAACQALEMGKHSGSRISGPALAELTEKLNSTTDYFTSYKQIHQWLQEAHGILLSYEHVHRFVRYYLGAKLKVVRKSNLKKDVAYEEKYKKK; this comes from the coding sequence ATGGGAAGAGTAAAGAAAATAGAGATCCAGGAGAGTGCGTCAGCGTTGCTGGAGTTGATGCAGCAGGAAAAGCGGGCTTTGGTGCAAGCGCGTTTGCAGGCCTTGTATTTATATAAAAGCGGGCAAGCGTCGGATTATGCCACTATCAGCCAGCAGGTGGGCTATGAGCGACACACCATTGGCAAATGGTTTAGCCAGTATGAACAAAAAGGTTTAGCCGCTTGCCAGGCTTTGGAGATGGGGAAGCACTCCGGTTCGCGCATCAGCGGGCCAGCCTTGGCAGAACTTACAGAAAAGCTTAACAGTACGACGGATTACTTTACTTCTTACAAGCAGATTCACCAGTGGCTGCAAGAAGCACATGGTATTCTGCTAAGCTATGAACACGTGCACCGCTTTGTACGCTACTACTTGGGAGCCAAGCTCAAAGTAGTCCGCAAAAGTAACCTGAAGAAAGATGTGGCTTACGAAGAGAAGTATAAAAAAAAGTAA
- a CDS encoding MBL fold metallo-hydrolase: protein MRLHVINTGFFKLDGGAMFGVVPKSIWQRTNPADENNLCAWAMRCLLLEDGNRLILIDTGIGTKQNAAFLAHYYLHGEDTLKKSLSQLGFQFADITDVFLTHLHFDHCGGAVQYNQNRTAFELTFPNATYWSNQDHWQWATQPNAREKASFLKENICPIQESGQLQFINPQESSPFPQFDILYVDGHTDKMMLPIIAYKEKKVVYMADLLPSVGHLPLPYVMGYDTRPLLTLQEKEHFLKIAAAEQYILFLEHDPVHECCSVQLTEKGVRLKEAFPLATL, encoded by the coding sequence TTGCGCCTACACGTCATAAATACCGGTTTTTTTAAATTAGATGGAGGGGCCATGTTCGGGGTGGTACCCAAAAGTATCTGGCAGCGCACGAACCCGGCCGATGAAAATAATTTATGTGCCTGGGCCATGCGTTGCTTGTTGCTCGAAGATGGAAATCGATTAATCTTAATTGATACAGGTATTGGAACCAAGCAAAATGCTGCGTTTTTAGCGCATTACTATCTGCACGGAGAAGATACCTTAAAAAAATCACTAAGCCAATTAGGTTTTCAGTTTGCCGATATAACCGATGTTTTTCTTACGCACCTGCACTTTGATCATTGTGGGGGAGCGGTGCAATATAACCAAAATCGCACCGCGTTCGAGTTAACTTTTCCGAATGCTACTTATTGGTCTAACCAAGATCATTGGCAATGGGCTACCCAACCCAACGCCCGGGAAAAAGCCAGCTTTTTAAAAGAAAACATTTGCCCTATTCAGGAAAGTGGTCAGTTGCAATTTATTAATCCGCAAGAATCATCCCCCTTTCCGCAGTTCGATATTCTGTACGTAGATGGGCATACCGACAAAATGATGCTGCCTATAATTGCGTACAAAGAGAAAAAGGTGGTTTACATGGCAGATTTACTGCCATCCGTCGGGCATTTGCCTCTGCCCTACGTAATGGGCTACGATACCAGGCCGTTACTTACTTTACAGGAAAAGGAGCATTTTTTAAAAATTGCCGCTGCCGAACAATACATTTTGTTTTTGGAACATGACCCGGTACACGAATGCTGCTCCGTTCAACTTACCGAAAAAGGAGTTCGTTTAAAAGAAGCTTTTCCGTTAGCAACTTTATAA
- the smc gene encoding chromosome segregation protein SMC: protein MQVSKLEIKGFKSFGDKVSINFNEGITGIVGPNGCGKSNIVDAIRWVLGEQKTRNLRSDKMENVIFNGSKNRKPQQLAEVSLTFDNNKNILPTEYSQVTVTRRYFRTGDSEYLLNNVTCRLKDITDLFLDTGIGSDSYAIIELKMVDEILNDKDNSRRTLFEEAAGISKFKVRKKQTLKKLEETDADLERVEDVLFEISKNLKSLERQAKLYERYIRLKEEYKTYSVEYARRNIAQYLQSLERLDKELAKEANQKQNIARETEELELALFEQKTILNLIQEQLAGEQRNLSNQTAQIRQLENDLKLKSERINYLKERLRTLRQQINLDTIALEQTQESIAQLQQEGEALHLEFTASEQQVGYSRQELEQANQHKTVIQNTAQNTANQQRVKQNLVFQLRKDMEITQMQMVNLTKEIDRIALAQQNDQLSGDKYRTELADLEESLERKNQELEQLTTQENELNASIAQTEGEMAELRTVLQDINRQIDAKKNQYTLTKSLVENLEGFPEAIKFLYKFKNWQKPAPLLSDLIVCDQKYKALIESYLEPYMNFFVVDTVEDALEAIQLLNNQNKGRANFIILSEIEDLEAEPTASTSKYKAAYEVVSAAEKYHNLVRYILQEVYIVADQAPDYYSQDNRTFILKDGSIIKKPLSISGGSVGLFDGSRIGRKQNLENLTAELQELTHKAEFIKVKLNTQQQVLLNYRNATQQVAIKQLEKNVTAVQQELIAVRIRHEQHEQLQQNSQDKVADLTQQLEELRYKSYELGPQADEEQAELKRLENELEAFNESLARQNEVIQNITTGYNQENIKFHQLKNRLGSIQQEINYKQKSFDTNLARRNAQEEELAHSEEEIYSLEEFIKINSGLLEELNEQRQQIAQQLDQVEKEYFTVRGEIEAKDKNIRDLQRKRQNADEIVASVQQAANETTIKLVAVRERLLAEFNISEEEIMQAPDESLELTTEDLNNQIADIKIKLDNLGQVNPTAAQAYEEINERHNFIKEQRADLFQAKEALLRTINEIDTVAKQKYLDSFDLIKNNFVRVFQSLFSEDDTCDLVIADPANPLESKIEIMARPKGKRPLTINQLSGGEKTLTAISLLFAIYLLKPAPFCIFDEVDAPLDDANIDKFNNIVKKFSGESQFIVVTHNKRTMVSTDIIYGVTMLEPGVSRVIPVDLRQLA from the coding sequence ATGCAAGTATCAAAATTAGAAATTAAAGGTTTTAAAAGCTTCGGCGACAAAGTATCTATTAATTTTAATGAAGGAATTACCGGTATTGTGGGACCCAATGGTTGCGGTAAATCTAACATTGTGGACGCCATCCGGTGGGTTTTGGGCGAACAAAAAACCCGGAATCTGCGCTCCGACAAAATGGAAAATGTTATTTTTAACGGCTCTAAAAACCGTAAGCCCCAGCAACTCGCCGAGGTTTCGCTAACCTTCGACAATAACAAAAACATTTTACCCACCGAATACTCCCAGGTAACCGTAACCCGTCGCTACTTCCGGACCGGCGACAGCGAATACCTGCTCAACAACGTTACCTGTCGACTGAAAGACATTACCGATTTATTTTTAGATACGGGCATTGGTTCCGATTCGTACGCCATTATTGAATTAAAAATGGTAGACGAGATTTTGAACGATAAAGATAATTCCCGCCGTACCTTATTCGAAGAGGCTGCCGGTATTTCAAAATTTAAAGTCCGGAAAAAGCAAACCTTGAAAAAGCTCGAAGAAACCGACGCCGACCTGGAACGGGTAGAAGACGTACTTTTTGAAATTAGTAAAAATTTAAAATCCCTGGAAAGGCAGGCCAAATTATACGAGCGCTACATCCGGTTAAAAGAAGAATACAAAACCTACAGCGTAGAATACGCCCGCCGGAATATTGCGCAATACCTGCAATCGCTGGAACGGTTAGATAAAGAATTAGCCAAAGAAGCCAACCAAAAGCAGAATATTGCCCGGGAAACCGAAGAACTGGAACTAGCCTTATTTGAGCAGAAAACCATTTTAAATTTAATTCAGGAACAGTTAGCCGGCGAGCAGCGCAATTTAAGCAACCAAACGGCCCAAATCCGGCAACTGGAAAATGATTTAAAGTTAAAATCCGAACGGATTAACTACTTGAAAGAAAGGCTGCGCACCTTACGGCAACAAATTAATCTGGATACTATCGCCTTGGAGCAAACCCAGGAAAGCATTGCGCAATTACAACAGGAAGGTGAAGCCCTGCACCTCGAGTTTACCGCTTCGGAACAACAAGTAGGTTATAGCCGGCAGGAGCTTGAACAAGCCAACCAGCATAAAACGGTTATTCAAAATACGGCCCAGAATACCGCCAACCAGCAACGGGTAAAACAAAACTTGGTTTTTCAGCTCCGCAAGGATATGGAAATTACCCAGATGCAAATGGTAAACTTAACGAAGGAAATAGACCGGATTGCACTGGCCCAACAAAATGACCAACTGAGCGGCGATAAATACCGGACCGAGTTAGCCGATTTAGAAGAAAGTTTGGAGCGGAAAAACCAGGAGCTAGAACAACTTACGACGCAGGAAAACGAACTGAACGCATCTATCGCGCAAACTGAAGGCGAAATGGCGGAACTGCGCACAGTTTTACAAGATATCAACCGGCAAATAGATGCTAAAAAAAACCAGTACACGCTTACTAAATCATTAGTAGAAAACCTGGAAGGATTTCCGGAAGCGATTAAGTTTTTGTATAAATTTAAAAATTGGCAAAAGCCGGCCCCGCTCCTCTCCGATCTGATCGTTTGCGACCAGAAATACAAAGCTTTAATCGAAAGCTACCTGGAACCCTATATGAATTTTTTTGTGGTGGATACTGTAGAAGATGCTTTAGAAGCTATTCAGCTACTAAATAACCAGAACAAAGGCCGGGCAAATTTTATTATTCTATCGGAGATTGAAGATTTAGAAGCCGAACCCACCGCCTCTACTTCTAAATACAAAGCGGCCTATGAAGTAGTTTCGGCCGCCGAAAAGTACCACAACCTGGTACGCTACATCTTACAAGAAGTATATATTGTAGCGGACCAAGCGCCCGATTATTACAGCCAAGACAACCGCACCTTTATTTTAAAGGATGGGTCTATTATTAAAAAGCCCTTGAGCATTTCGGGTGGTTCCGTGGGATTATTCGATGGGAGCCGCATTGGCCGTAAACAAAATTTAGAAAATCTGACGGCGGAGCTGCAAGAGTTAACCCATAAAGCCGAGTTTATTAAAGTTAAATTGAATACCCAGCAACAGGTTTTGTTGAACTACCGGAATGCCACGCAACAAGTAGCTATTAAGCAGCTTGAAAAAAACGTTACAGCGGTACAACAAGAGTTGATAGCGGTGCGCATCCGGCACGAACAACACGAGCAGTTGCAACAAAACAGCCAGGATAAAGTAGCCGATTTAACCCAACAATTAGAAGAACTACGGTACAAAAGCTACGAACTAGGTCCGCAGGCCGATGAAGAACAGGCAGAGTTAAAAAGGTTGGAAAATGAACTGGAAGCTTTTAACGAATCTTTAGCCCGGCAAAACGAAGTTATTCAGAATATTACTACTGGTTATAACCAGGAAAACATTAAATTCCACCAGCTTAAAAACCGGTTAGGTAGTATTCAGCAGGAAATTAATTACAAGCAAAAATCTTTTGATACCAACCTGGCCCGCCGCAATGCGCAGGAAGAAGAATTAGCGCACTCGGAAGAAGAAATTTATAGTTTAGAAGAATTTATAAAAATTAACTCCGGATTGCTCGAAGAACTAAACGAACAACGGCAGCAGATTGCGCAGCAGTTGGACCAGGTAGAAAAAGAGTATTTTACGGTGCGTGGCGAAATAGAAGCGAAAGATAAAAACATCCGCGATCTGCAACGCAAGCGCCAGAACGCCGACGAGATTGTAGCCAGTGTGCAACAAGCCGCTAACGAAACTACCATTAAGTTAGTGGCCGTGCGGGAGCGTTTGCTGGCCGAATTTAATATTTCGGAAGAAGAAATTATGCAAGCTCCCGACGAAAGTTTGGAGTTAACTACCGAAGATTTAAATAATCAAATAGCCGATATCAAAATTAAACTGGACAATTTAGGACAGGTAAACCCAACGGCCGCGCAGGCTTACGAAGAAATTAACGAACGGCATAATTTTATTAAAGAACAACGTGCCGATTTGTTTCAGGCGAAAGAAGCATTACTGCGAACCATTAACGAGATTGATACCGTAGCCAAGCAAAAATATTTGGATTCGTTCGATTTGATTAAAAACAACTTTGTCCGGGTTTTTCAATCCTTGTTTTCCGAAGATGATACCTGCGATTTAGTGATTGCGGATCCGGCAAATCCTTTAGAATCTAAGATCGAAATTATGGCCCGACCCAAAGGAAAACGGCCCTTAACCATTAACCAATTATCTGGCGGCGAAAAAACGTTAACGGCTATTTCTTTACTGTTTGCTATTTACCTGCTTAAACCGGCTCCGTTTTGTATTTTCGACGAGGTAGACGCGCCACTCGATGATGCCAACATCGATAAATTCAACAACATCGTCAAGAAATTTTCCGGTGAGTCGCAGTTTATTGTGGTTACGCATAACAAACGCACTATGGTTTCGACCGATATAATTTACGGCGTAACCATGCTGGAGCCCGGCGTATCGCGGGTTATTCCGGTGGATTTGAGGCAACTAGCTTAA
- a CDS encoding DUF4159 domain-containing protein — MKNFLCSILLLIVCFGSVQAQQASFKLAKLKYNGGGDWYANKTSLGNLIRFCNQNLRMNISPEEAVVEVGSPELYSYPFVHMTGHGNVVFSESEAENLRKYLTGGGFLHIDDNYGLDKFIRTEMKKVFPELEFVELPFNHPVYHQKFEFNKGLPKVHEHDNKPPQGFGLIYQGRLVCFYSYECDLGNGWEDQEVYNDPEEKRQLALQMGANLLSYALTQF; from the coding sequence ATGAAAAATTTTCTTTGCTCCATTCTTTTGCTTATTGTTTGCTTCGGGAGCGTGCAAGCCCAACAAGCCAGCTTTAAATTGGCTAAATTAAAATACAACGGTGGTGGCGATTGGTACGCCAATAAAACTTCTTTGGGCAATTTAATCCGATTTTGTAACCAAAACCTGCGTATGAATATTTCGCCGGAGGAAGCGGTAGTAGAAGTAGGCAGCCCGGAATTATATTCGTACCCGTTTGTGCACATGACCGGCCACGGCAACGTGGTATTTTCAGAGTCGGAAGCGGAAAATTTAAGAAAATATTTAACCGGCGGGGGCTTTCTGCACATTGATGATAATTACGGCCTCGATAAATTTATCCGAACCGAGATGAAGAAAGTATTTCCGGAATTGGAGTTTGTGGAATTACCTTTTAACCACCCGGTGTATCACCAAAAATTTGAATTTAACAAAGGTTTACCTAAAGTACACGAACACGATAATAAGCCTCCGCAAGGTTTTGGTTTAATTTACCAGGGCCGTTTGGTTTGCTTTTATTCTTACGAATGCGACTTAGGCAATGGCTGGGAAGATCAGGAAGTATACAACGACCCGGAAGAAAAAAGACAATTAGCTTTACAAATGGGCGCCAATTTACTATCCTATGCTCTCACCCAGTTTTAA